From Variovorax sp. PMC12, the proteins below share one genomic window:
- a CDS encoding glutathione S-transferase → MQLVGMLDSPYVRRAAISLRLLGVPFEHRPVSVFSTFEEFRGINPVVKAPTLVCDDGTVLMDSTLVIDYAEALSGRSLMPAALAERVRALRITGLALAACEKTVQIVYEHNLRPAEKLHQPWVDRVRGQLVAAYAALEREVAASPLPADEKTMTQAGVSTAVAWSFTQLMLPDVIAADGFPVLSAYAARAESLPVFLDAPQV, encoded by the coding sequence ACCCTACGTGCGGCGCGCCGCCATCTCGCTGCGGCTCCTTGGCGTGCCTTTCGAACACCGGCCGGTCTCGGTCTTCAGCACCTTCGAAGAGTTTCGCGGGATCAATCCGGTGGTGAAGGCACCCACGCTGGTCTGCGACGACGGCACGGTGCTGATGGATTCGACGCTCGTCATCGACTACGCCGAGGCCCTGAGCGGCCGCAGCCTCATGCCTGCCGCGCTTGCCGAACGGGTGCGCGCCCTGCGCATCACCGGGCTCGCGCTCGCGGCCTGCGAGAAGACCGTGCAGATCGTCTACGAGCACAACCTGCGGCCGGCCGAGAAGCTGCACCAGCCTTGGGTGGACAGGGTGCGCGGCCAGCTCGTGGCGGCCTATGCGGCGCTCGAACGCGAGGTGGCGGCGTCACCGCTGCCCGCCGATGAGAAAACGATGACGCAGGCCGGTGTCTCGACGGCGGTGGCCTGGTCTTTCACGCAATTGATGCTGCCTGATGTCATCGCGGCGGATGGCTTCCCAGTGCTGTCGGCCTACGCCGCGCGTGCGGAGAGCCTGCCGGTGTTCCTGGACGCGCCGCAGGTCTGA
- a CDS encoding DUF488 domain-containing protein, with amino-acid sequence MSIRIVRLGTPRADGEGLRVGTVRRPPRGVPKTEFASQNWYDVWYPNLAPSVETMKQAQEAQTPAQWNAFVRKFKAEMAESDASRSLDLLAALSHGTALSVGCYCEDESHCHRSVLRSLLAERGADIAD; translated from the coding sequence ATGAGCATCCGCATCGTCCGCCTGGGCACACCGCGCGCCGATGGCGAAGGCCTGCGCGTCGGCACCGTGCGCCGTCCGCCGCGCGGCGTGCCGAAGACCGAGTTCGCATCGCAGAACTGGTACGACGTGTGGTACCCCAACCTCGCGCCGTCGGTCGAGACGATGAAGCAGGCGCAGGAAGCGCAGACGCCCGCGCAATGGAACGCCTTCGTGCGCAAGTTCAAGGCGGAGATGGCCGAGTCCGACGCGAGCCGCAGCCTCGACCTGCTGGCCGCGCTCTCGCACGGCACGGCCCTGTCGGTCGGCTGCTATTGCGAAGACGAGTCGCACTGCCACCGCTCCGTGCTGCGCAGCCTGCTGGCCGAGCGCGGTGCGGACATCGCGGACTGA
- a CDS encoding PhoX family protein — protein MPLDRRRFLLQSGSAAAVVALFGQGCAAPAAGKADAGVLGFTGVPASLRDGVAIPPEYEWQLLYPWGTPTGIAGRMPAFATDASNSADDQAVQAGMHHDGMHFFALDASGDRGLLVMNHEYTDEQLLHADGARQWTPEKVRKSLHAMGVSVIEIRRTPEGWRQVLPSQFARRVHGNTPMRIAGPAAGTPLMRTAANPAGDAVFGTFANCAMGVTPWGTYLTCEENFHGYFGGPKEAASRMTAAQRRYGTVPGSQWVEYWRFDERFDLSRHPNEAHRFGWVVEIDPFDPTATPIKRTALGRKRQESATCTVAKDGRLVVYMGDDSRFEYIYKFVSRDKVRPGTDAAARAANRHLLDDGTLHVARYDAGGRGRWLELTHGRGGLDAAGGFADQAEVLVHARLAGDVVGGTKMDRPEWIAVHPQSGEVYVTLTNNSQRGDAGKPGPDAANPRANNLFGGILRWREDGSDAASTGFAWDHFALAGDPAQPGSGARYPAAEADKFGAPDGLHFDQGGLLWIQTDMSGQVIGKPPYTSLGNNQMLCADPASGRIKRFLTGPNGCEITGCVVAPDRRTLFVNIQHPGEARDDGDSKHNSAWPDGTVPGSARPRSATLAIRRRDGGIVGT, from the coding sequence ATGCCATTGGACCGCCGCCGCTTTCTTCTTCAATCGGGCTCCGCCGCCGCCGTCGTGGCGCTGTTCGGCCAAGGCTGCGCGGCACCCGCCGCCGGGAAAGCCGATGCCGGCGTGCTCGGCTTCACCGGCGTACCCGCCTCGCTGCGCGACGGCGTCGCCATACCGCCCGAATACGAATGGCAGCTGCTCTACCCCTGGGGCACGCCGACCGGCATCGCGGGCCGCATGCCGGCTTTCGCGACCGACGCCTCCAACAGCGCCGACGACCAAGCCGTGCAGGCCGGCATGCACCACGACGGCATGCATTTCTTCGCCCTCGACGCCAGCGGCGACCGCGGCCTGCTCGTGATGAACCATGAGTACACCGACGAGCAGCTGCTGCACGCCGACGGCGCCAGGCAATGGACGCCGGAGAAGGTCCGCAAGTCGCTCCATGCGATGGGCGTGTCGGTCATCGAGATCCGCCGCACGCCCGAAGGCTGGCGCCAGGTGCTGCCTTCGCAGTTCGCGCGGCGCGTGCACGGCAACACGCCGATGCGCATCGCCGGCCCGGCCGCCGGCACGCCGCTGATGCGCACTGCCGCCAACCCGGCGGGCGACGCGGTGTTCGGCACCTTCGCCAATTGCGCGATGGGCGTCACGCCCTGGGGCACCTACCTGACCTGCGAGGAAAACTTCCACGGCTATTTCGGCGGGCCGAAGGAAGCCGCCTCGCGCATGACGGCCGCGCAGCGCCGCTACGGTACGGTCCCGGGATCTCAGTGGGTGGAGTACTGGCGCTTCGACGAGCGCTTCGACCTGAGCCGGCATCCGAACGAGGCGCACCGCTTCGGCTGGGTGGTCGAGATCGACCCGTTCGACCCCACCGCCACGCCCATCAAGCGCACGGCGCTGGGCCGCAAGCGGCAGGAAAGCGCGACCTGCACCGTCGCGAAGGACGGCCGCCTCGTGGTCTACATGGGCGACGACTCCCGGTTCGAATACATCTACAAGTTCGTGAGCCGCGACAAGGTGCGCCCCGGCACCGATGCCGCCGCGCGGGCGGCCAACCGCCACCTGCTCGACGACGGCACGCTGCACGTGGCGCGCTACGACGCCGGCGGGCGCGGCCGGTGGCTGGAACTCACGCACGGCCGCGGCGGCCTAGACGCGGCCGGCGGCTTTGCCGACCAGGCCGAGGTGCTAGTCCACGCGCGGCTGGCCGGCGACGTGGTCGGCGGCACGAAGATGGACCGGCCCGAATGGATCGCGGTGCATCCGCAGTCCGGCGAGGTCTACGTCACCCTCACCAACAACAGCCAGCGCGGCGACGCCGGCAAGCCCGGCCCCGACGCCGCCAACCCGCGCGCCAACAACCTCTTCGGCGGCATCCTGCGGTGGCGCGAGGACGGCAGCGACGCCGCCAGCACCGGCTTCGCCTGGGACCACTTCGCACTCGCCGGCGATCCGGCGCAGCCCGGCAGCGGCGCACGCTATCCCGCGGCAGAGGCCGACAAGTTCGGCGCGCCCGACGGCCTGCACTTCGACCAGGGCGGGCTGCTCTGGATCCAGACCGACATGAGCGGCCAGGTGATCGGCAAGCCGCCCTACACCTCGCTGGGCAACAACCAGATGCTGTGCGCCGACCCGGCGTCGGGCCGCATCAAGCGCTTCCTGACCGGGCCGAACGGCTGCGAGATCACCGGCTGCGTGGTGGCGCCCGACCGGCGCACGCTGTTCGTCAACATCCAGCACCCGGGCGAGGCGCGCGACGACGGCGACAGCAAACACAACAGCGCCTGGCCCGACGGCACCGTGCCGGGCAGCGCGCGCCCGCGCTCGGCAACGCTGGCGATTCGGCGGCGGGACGGCGGCATCGTCGGCACCTGA
- a CDS encoding crotonase/enoyl-CoA hydratase family protein, translating to MTDRIEWTRHADGVVELQLSRDDKMNALDPAMFDALIAAGEALRDDKAARAVVISGRGKAFCAGLDMASFERMQQGAAGVLGEGASGTDLLARTHGISNAAQQVAMVWREVPVPVIAAVHGVAFGGGLQVALGADIRVVAPDTKLSVMEIKWGLVPDMAGMVLMRELARADVVRELTFTGRIFSGEEALRIGFATRLSADPLADALQMAHEIAGKSPDAIRAGKRLLNASAHQSAADLLMAESVEQQALIGSANQVEAVKANIERRAPRFDTPA from the coding sequence ATGACCGACCGCATCGAATGGACCCGCCACGCCGACGGCGTGGTGGAACTGCAGCTCTCGCGCGACGACAAGATGAACGCGCTCGACCCCGCCATGTTCGACGCGCTGATCGCCGCAGGCGAAGCGCTGCGCGACGACAAGGCGGCGCGGGCTGTGGTCATTTCCGGGCGCGGCAAGGCTTTCTGCGCGGGGCTCGACATGGCGTCGTTCGAACGCATGCAGCAGGGCGCGGCCGGCGTGCTGGGCGAGGGCGCTTCTGGCACCGACCTGCTGGCGCGTACTCACGGCATCTCGAATGCGGCGCAGCAGGTCGCGATGGTGTGGCGGGAAGTGCCAGTGCCGGTGATCGCGGCCGTGCATGGCGTGGCCTTCGGCGGCGGGCTGCAGGTGGCGCTGGGCGCGGACATCCGCGTCGTCGCGCCAGACACGAAGCTGTCGGTGATGGAAATCAAATGGGGGCTGGTGCCCGACATGGCCGGCATGGTGCTGATGCGCGAACTGGCGCGTGCCGACGTGGTGCGCGAACTCACCTTCACCGGCCGCATCTTCTCTGGCGAGGAAGCGCTCCGGATCGGTTTTGCAACCCGGCTGTCGGCCGACCCGCTGGCCGATGCCCTGCAGATGGCGCACGAGATTGCGGGCAAGAGCCCCGACGCCATTCGCGCCGGCAAGCGGCTGCTGAATGCGTCGGCGCACCAGAGTGCCGCCGACCTGCTGATGGCCGAATCGGTCGAGCAGCAGGCGCTGATCGGCAGCGCGAACCAGGTCGAGGCCGTGAAGGCCAACATCGAGCGGCGCGCCCCGCGTTTCGACACGCCCGCCTGA
- a CDS encoding acyl-CoA dehydrogenase family protein, whose amino-acid sequence MESLIEATKSPAAHVGGAQAPSSAQLFARFRPIFRRIAEHAVQRENERELAYEPVAWLNAERFGALRVPLAHGGIGASVAQLYDLLVELGEADSNLPQILRAHFGFIERLLAEIDPALHGPWMRLAAEGVIFGNATTELGDGSLTTMQTTLKPDGDAWLLDGDKYYSTGTLYADWISVSAQRLNADGSSERVIALVPAQAEGVERIDDWRGIGQRLSASGTTRFRNVRVKPGNVLLYVRDQPTPLTAHFQLIHLATLAGIARAIVRDAVAFVQARKRIYSHGSGNTPREDPLVQQVIGQLASAAFVAASTVQAVARGLDEVDRFRQRNEAAPESLLFEVELDTAKAQAGIVDLVLQAATRLFDIGGASALQEDRRLDRHWRNARTLASHNPTIYKGRVVGDHLLNGARPTFYWAVGAIAS is encoded by the coding sequence ATGGAATCCCTCATCGAAGCAACGAAATCCCCCGCCGCGCACGTCGGCGGCGCACAGGCCCCCTCTTCCGCACAGCTCTTCGCGCGCTTTCGCCCTATCTTCCGGCGCATCGCCGAACACGCGGTGCAACGCGAAAACGAGCGCGAACTCGCCTACGAGCCGGTGGCATGGCTCAATGCCGAGCGCTTCGGCGCATTGCGCGTGCCGCTGGCGCATGGCGGCATCGGCGCCTCGGTCGCGCAGCTCTACGACCTGCTGGTCGAACTCGGCGAAGCCGACTCCAACCTGCCGCAGATACTGCGCGCGCACTTTGGCTTCATCGAAAGGCTGCTCGCGGAAATCGACCCCGCGCTGCACGGTCCGTGGATGCGCCTGGCGGCCGAGGGCGTGATCTTCGGCAACGCCACCACGGAGCTGGGCGACGGCTCGCTCACCACCATGCAGACCACGCTGAAGCCCGACGGCGACGCGTGGCTGCTCGACGGCGACAAGTACTACAGCACCGGCACGCTGTACGCGGACTGGATCTCGGTGTCCGCGCAGCGGCTGAACGCCGACGGCAGCAGCGAGCGCGTGATCGCGCTGGTGCCGGCGCAGGCCGAAGGCGTGGAGCGCATCGACGACTGGCGCGGCATCGGCCAGCGCCTGAGCGCATCGGGCACCACGCGCTTTCGCAACGTGCGGGTGAAGCCGGGCAACGTGCTGCTGTACGTGCGCGACCAGCCCACGCCGCTCACCGCGCATTTCCAGCTGATCCACCTGGCGACGCTGGCGGGCATCGCGCGGGCCATCGTGCGGGACGCGGTCGCCTTCGTGCAGGCGCGCAAGCGCATCTACAGCCACGGCAGCGGCAACACGCCGCGCGAAGACCCGCTGGTGCAGCAGGTGATCGGGCAACTGGCGAGCGCGGCGTTCGTTGCGGCATCCACGGTACAGGCGGTGGCGCGCGGCCTCGATGAAGTCGACCGCTTCCGCCAACGCAACGAGGCCGCGCCCGAAAGCCTGTTGTTCGAAGTGGAGCTGGACACCGCCAAGGCCCAGGCCGGCATCGTCGACCTGGTGCTGCAGGCCGCTACGCGGCTGTTCGACATCGGCGGCGCCTCGGCGCTGCAGGAGGACCGGCGGCTCGACCGGCACTGGCGCAATGCGCGCACGCTGGCGTCGCACAACCCGACGATCTACAAGGGCCGCGTGGTGGGCGACCACCTGCTCAACGGCGCGCGGCCGACTTTCTATTGGGCAGTGGGCGCCATTGCGTCGTGA
- a CDS encoding DSD1 family PLP-dependent enzyme — protein sequence MFLDTQPNAPLIGAPHGRQQLDTPALLIDLPAMTRNIERMAAFARSRGIGLRPHVKTHKSVEIARRQVAAGAIGVSCVTMGEAEVMVEGGIPGVLITSPAVTPSKIARLIKLAQRARPGDVMVVVDNPHNLADLAQAAGALAHPLDVLVDYGAGYNRTGAATQAQVLELAALVAAEPRLRLRGLQSYAGNLQHIVERDRRSAAAAGLRETVAGIVAAAERQGLRFEIVTGAGTGTHDLDSQENAFTELQAGSYVFMDAEYTSVLASGGQPSPFEVSLYVQTAVVSTNAADWVTVDGGTKCFSTDSGVPLVARGADPAASRYAFFGDEHGKLLLPADARPALGARVEFITPHCDPTVNLHDAYHVVDGDALVAIWPVDARGKR from the coding sequence ATGTTCCTGGACACGCAACCCAACGCCCCGCTCATCGGCGCGCCCCACGGCCGCCAACAGCTCGACACGCCCGCACTGCTGATCGACCTGCCCGCCATGACGCGCAATATCGAGCGCATGGCCGCCTTCGCCAGGTCGCGCGGCATCGGGCTGCGCCCGCACGTGAAGACGCACAAGTCGGTAGAGATCGCAAGGCGCCAGGTGGCTGCCGGCGCCATCGGCGTGAGCTGTGTGACCATGGGCGAGGCGGAGGTGATGGTGGAAGGCGGCATCCCGGGCGTGCTGATCACCTCGCCTGCCGTCACGCCGAGCAAGATCGCGCGCCTCATCAAGCTCGCGCAGCGCGCCCGCCCCGGCGACGTGATGGTGGTCGTCGACAACCCCCACAACCTCGCCGACCTGGCGCAGGCCGCAGGCGCGCTCGCGCATCCGCTCGACGTGCTGGTGGACTACGGCGCGGGCTACAACCGCACCGGCGCCGCCACCCAGGCCCAGGTGCTCGAGCTCGCCGCGCTGGTGGCCGCAGAGCCGCGCCTGCGGCTGCGCGGGCTGCAGTCGTACGCGGGCAACCTGCAGCACATCGTCGAGCGCGACAGGCGCAGCGCGGCTGCAGCCGGCCTGCGCGAGACCGTGGCGGGCATCGTCGCGGCGGCCGAACGCCAGGGCCTGCGCTTCGAGATCGTGACAGGCGCGGGCACCGGCACGCACGACCTCGATTCGCAGGAAAACGCCTTCACCGAGCTGCAGGCCGGCTCCTATGTGTTCATGGACGCGGAATACACGAGCGTGCTGGCCTCGGGCGGCCAGCCCTCGCCCTTCGAGGTGTCGCTTTACGTGCAGACGGCCGTGGTCAGCACCAACGCGGCGGACTGGGTCACGGTCGATGGCGGCACCAAGTGTTTTTCCACCGACAGCGGCGTGCCGCTGGTGGCGCGCGGCGCCGATCCCGCGGCGAGCCGCTACGCCTTCTTCGGCGACGAGCACGGCAAGCTGCTGCTGCCCGCCGATGCACGGCCCGCGCTCGGCGCGCGCGTGGAGTTCATCACGCCGCACTGCGACCCGACCGTCAACCTGCACGACGCGTACCACGTGGTCGATGGCGACGCGCTGGTCGCGATCTGGCCGGTGGATGCGCGCGGCAAGCGATAG
- the iaaH gene encoding indoleacetamide hydrolase, with protein sequence MNQVHALTDLSAREAAEQMARGELRATDYAQALLARAEAIAPFGALLHLDAGQLLAAAAALDASPSPAPGAQPLRGVPLAFKDNIDVADMPTTAGSPWMADHRPRMHAGVTQRLIDAGALVLGKTNLHEWSQGVTGHNHGFGPSRNPFDSTRITGGSSGGNAALLGLRAAPAAIGTDTGGSVRVPAALCGLVGYRPTVHRWPEDGLVPISPTFDTAGVMARCVDDCVLIDHAVAGGPLRLGVMPLMGVRLGVPEAYFWEELDPPVAELARESLRALQAAGAVLLPCDLAEAGALFQEGSMSISLHEILPALAAYFARHQRPFDARALTDAVASPDVRPLFERLFGDSAVTPEAYAHALNVLRPRMQAAYRDCFARHDIAALVFPTSPLTAARIGEDVQVTLCGRPTSAFSAYIRNTGPAGMAGLPAVSLPIGLTRDGLPAGLELTGPEGADSLLLALALGVESALPHAPVPGALQGLARG encoded by the coding sequence ATGAACCAAGTCCATGCGCTGACCGATCTTTCCGCCCGCGAGGCCGCCGAGCAGATGGCGCGCGGCGAGTTGCGCGCCACGGACTACGCGCAGGCGCTGCTGGCGCGCGCCGAGGCCATTGCGCCCTTCGGCGCCCTGCTCCATCTGGACGCCGGCCAACTGCTCGCTGCGGCGGCCGCGCTGGATGCATCGCCGAGCCCCGCACCCGGCGCGCAGCCGCTGCGCGGCGTGCCACTCGCCTTCAAGGACAACATCGACGTCGCCGACATGCCGACCACCGCCGGCAGCCCGTGGATGGCGGACCACCGGCCGCGCATGCATGCCGGCGTGACGCAGCGGCTCATCGATGCCGGCGCGCTGGTGCTCGGCAAGACGAACCTGCACGAGTGGTCGCAAGGCGTCACCGGCCACAACCACGGCTTCGGGCCGTCGCGCAATCCGTTCGACAGCACGCGCATCACCGGCGGCTCGAGCGGCGGCAACGCGGCGCTGCTGGGCCTGCGCGCCGCGCCAGCGGCCATCGGCACCGACACGGGCGGCTCGGTGCGCGTGCCGGCCGCGCTTTGCGGGCTGGTCGGCTACAGGCCCACGGTGCACCGCTGGCCGGAAGACGGGCTGGTGCCGATATCGCCGACCTTCGACACGGCCGGCGTCATGGCCCGCTGCGTGGACGACTGCGTGCTGATCGACCATGCCGTGGCCGGCGGGCCGCTGCGGCTGGGCGTGATGCCGCTCATGGGCGTGCGCCTGGGCGTGCCCGAGGCTTATTTCTGGGAAGAACTCGATCCGCCCGTGGCCGAACTGGCCCGCGAGAGCCTGCGCGCCCTGCAGGCGGCGGGCGCGGTGCTGTTGCCTTGCGACCTCGCGGAAGCCGGCGCGCTCTTCCAGGAAGGATCGATGTCGATCTCGCTCCACGAGATCCTGCCCGCGCTGGCCGCCTACTTCGCGCGCCACCAGCGCCCCTTCGACGCACGCGCGCTGACCGATGCGGTGGCGAGCCCCGACGTTCGCCCGCTGTTCGAGCGGCTGTTTGGCGACAGCGCCGTCACGCCCGAGGCCTATGCCCACGCGCTGAACGTCCTGCGGCCGCGCATGCAGGCGGCCTACCGCGATTGCTTCGCCCGGCACGACATCGCGGCGCTGGTGTTCCCCACCAGCCCGCTGACCGCCGCACGCATCGGCGAGGACGTGCAGGTCACGCTGTGCGGGCGCCCGACCTCGGCTTTCTCAGCCTACATCCGCAACACGGGCCCGGCCGGCATGGCCGGACTGCCGGCCGTGAGCCTGCCGATCGGCCTGACCCGCGACGGCCTGCCCGCTGGCCTGGAACTCACCGGCCCCGAAGGCGCCGACTCGCTGCTGCTGGCGCTCGCGCTGGGCGTCGAATCCGCCTTGCCGCACGCACCAGTTCCGGGCGCGTTGCAAGGGCTGGCGCGCGGCTGA
- a CDS encoding ABC transporter substrate-binding protein, whose translation MSFKSLRILAAVAASMALLAGMPASAAEKVSVRLKWLAQAQFAGFYVAKAKGFYDQAGLDLTINPGGPNLNVETLVASGNDTFGLAGGTETVLLAREKGLPLVCIGVTVQNTPFTYVTYKDSGITKVKDFAGKKVATWFTGTQYTLYSMLASAGVKQSDLTIVPQSGSMAPFVEKQFDVAAATYYNELNTLKEQGLGDKLTLIKPDDYGVVVQQDTVLVSEKYRNEKPQQVQAFMNATIKGWKYALQNKKEAIDIVMAAAPSLNRAHQEAMLDEFEKLVKAGKGTTDGILAIDLPTVEKMQTQLVGYKALKAPADLSKAYDASFWNQVPAGDKKF comes from the coding sequence ATGTCTTTCAAGTCCTTGCGTATCCTGGCCGCCGTCGCAGCGTCGATGGCTCTTCTGGCGGGCATGCCCGCGTCCGCCGCGGAGAAGGTGTCCGTGCGCCTCAAGTGGCTGGCGCAGGCGCAGTTCGCCGGCTTCTACGTGGCCAAGGCCAAGGGCTTCTATGACCAGGCCGGCCTCGACCTGACGATCAACCCGGGCGGCCCCAACCTCAACGTCGAGACGCTGGTGGCTTCGGGCAACGACACCTTCGGCCTGGCAGGCGGCACCGAGACCGTGCTGCTCGCACGCGAAAAGGGCCTGCCGCTGGTGTGCATCGGCGTGACCGTGCAGAACACGCCGTTCACCTACGTCACCTACAAGGATTCCGGCATCACCAAGGTGAAGGACTTCGCGGGCAAGAAGGTCGCGACCTGGTTCACGGGCACGCAGTACACGCTGTACTCGATGCTCGCCTCGGCCGGCGTGAAGCAGAGCGACCTGACCATCGTGCCGCAGTCGGGCTCCATGGCGCCTTTCGTCGAGAAGCAGTTCGACGTGGCCGCCGCCACTTACTACAACGAGCTGAACACCCTGAAAGAGCAGGGCCTGGGCGACAAGCTCACGCTCATCAAGCCCGACGACTACGGCGTGGTGGTGCAGCAGGACACGGTGCTCGTGTCCGAGAAATACCGCAACGAGAAGCCGCAGCAGGTGCAGGCTTTCATGAACGCCACCATCAAGGGCTGGAAGTACGCGCTGCAGAACAAGAAGGAAGCCATCGACATCGTCATGGCCGCCGCGCCCAGCCTGAACCGCGCGCACCAGGAAGCCATGCTCGACGAGTTCGAGAAGCTGGTGAAGGCCGGCAAGGGCACCACCGACGGCATCCTGGCCATCGACCTGCCGACCGTCGAGAAGATGCAGACGCAGCTCGTCGGCTACAAGGCCCTGAAGGCACCGGCCGACCTGTCGAAGGCCTACGACGCCAGCTTCTGGAACCAGGTGCCGGCCGGCGACAAGAAGTTCTGA
- a CDS encoding ABC transporter ATP-binding protein encodes MKFMPHEVMPPAVADTAPPMLELVNVWKRFGEAQARTVAVSGVNLRIAKSEFVTLVGPSGCGKSTLFNMIAGLLPPDDDGSLLFGGAPQRDGQLLGKVSFMPQRDLLFPWRTVLDNAILALEVEGTPRKEARERARAMLPEFGLAGFANHYPHQLSGGMRQRVALMRTFLFERDLMLLDEPFGALDALTRTRMQHWLLDLWARHRRTVLFITHDIDEAILLGDKVLVMTARPGTVKSETVIDLPRPRDPSVVLTPEFIGLKQRLLAEIEEESQKTFAQEGTAP; translated from the coding sequence ATGAAGTTCATGCCTCACGAAGTGATGCCGCCGGCGGTTGCCGACACAGCGCCGCCCATGCTCGAGCTGGTCAACGTGTGGAAGCGCTTCGGCGAAGCGCAGGCGCGGACCGTCGCGGTGTCCGGCGTCAACCTGCGGATCGCGAAGAGCGAGTTCGTCACGCTCGTGGGCCCCTCGGGTTGCGGCAAGTCGACGCTGTTCAACATGATCGCGGGACTGCTGCCGCCGGACGACGACGGCTCGCTGCTGTTCGGCGGCGCGCCGCAGCGCGACGGCCAGTTGCTCGGCAAGGTGTCGTTCATGCCGCAGCGCGACCTGCTGTTTCCGTGGCGCACGGTGCTCGACAACGCCATCCTCGCGCTCGAGGTGGAAGGCACGCCGCGCAAGGAAGCGCGCGAACGCGCCCGCGCCATGCTGCCCGAGTTCGGCCTGGCCGGGTTCGCCAACCACTATCCGCACCAGCTGTCGGGCGGCATGCGCCAGCGCGTGGCGCTGATGCGCACCTTCCTGTTCGAGCGCGACCTGATGCTGCTCGACGAACCCTTCGGCGCGCTCGACGCGCTCACTCGCACCCGCATGCAGCACTGGCTGCTGGACCTGTGGGCGCGCCACCGCCGCACGGTGCTCTTCATCACGCACGACATCGATGAAGCCATCCTGCTCGGCGACAAGGTGCTGGTGATGACGGCGCGCCCCGGCACGGTGAAGAGCGAGACCGTGATCGACCTGCCGCGCCCGCGCGATCCGTCGGTGGTGCTGACGCCGGAGTTCATCGGCCTGAAGCAGCGCCTGCTGGCCGAGATCGAGGAAGAGAGCCAGAAGACCTTCGCGCAGGAGGGCACTGCGCCGTGA
- a CDS encoding ABC transporter permease has protein sequence MNTFLQRAVRSPALAFLGLALVWELYVHAFAPSPRYLPALSAIAQDAWSVWPQLVRGFGRTLLETVLGFALGAVFGCFCGTVFTYSRWMERSVFPLFVVSQTVPVVAFGALIVIWFGNSLLAKVMTAFFLTFFPVTVNTLRGLKSCDPQRIALMRSFGANRLVMFFKLAVPSALPQIMVGLRVAIGLSLIGSVVGEWFGETVGLGVMLMEAMNADLVVRLWVVMFACGLMGALLYGLLTFVERRLVWWRSES, from the coding sequence GTGAACACCTTCCTGCAGCGCGCCGTGCGCTCGCCCGCGCTGGCCTTCCTGGGCCTGGCGCTGGTGTGGGAGCTGTACGTGCACGCCTTCGCGCCGTCGCCGCGCTATTTGCCGGCGCTCAGCGCCATCGCGCAGGACGCCTGGTCGGTGTGGCCGCAGCTGGTGCGCGGCTTCGGCCGCACGTTGCTCGAGACGGTGCTCGGCTTTGCCCTGGGCGCGGTATTCGGCTGTTTCTGTGGCACGGTGTTCACCTATTCGCGCTGGATGGAGCGTTCGGTGTTCCCGCTGTTCGTGGTGTCGCAGACGGTGCCGGTGGTGGCCTTCGGCGCGCTGATCGTCATCTGGTTCGGCAACTCGCTGCTGGCCAAGGTGATGACCGCGTTTTTCCTGACCTTCTTTCCCGTGACGGTGAACACGTTGCGCGGGCTGAAGTCGTGCGACCCGCAGCGCATTGCGCTGATGAGGAGCTTCGGCGCGAACCGTCTCGTCATGTTCTTCAAGCTGGCCGTCCCTTCGGCGCTGCCGCAGATCATGGTGGGGCTGCGCGTGGCCATCGGCCTGAGCCTGATCGGTTCAGTGGTGGGCGAATGGTTCGGCGAAACCGTGGGCCTGGGCGTGATGCTCATGGAAGCGATGAATGCCGACCTCGTGGTGCGGCTGTGGGTGGTGATGTTCGCCTGCGGGCTGATGGGTGCGCTGCTCTACGGGCTGCTCACCTTCGTGGAAAGGAGGCTCGTATGGTGGCGCAGCGAAAGCTGA